In the Ursus arctos isolate Adak ecotype North America unplaced genomic scaffold, UrsArc2.0 scaffold_5, whole genome shotgun sequence genome, one interval contains:
- the LOC113261515 gene encoding olfactory receptor 2T1-like → MAKINDTSTTDFILLGLFPEFQYASLLVYLILLVYLITLTGNSILIFLIWVDSHLHTPMYFLLSQLSIIDLFYISSLVPKMVVNCFLGKHSISRIGCGVQMFFCRTLGGAECLLLTFMYYDQFLAVCNPLRYTIIINSKICLLMAVTSWTGVALNSLVQTTYTMRFPVCGLKKINNFFCEIPAILKLSCEDTSDYEMVLFMVSIIFILTPFSLVVTSYIRIFLAVLTVKSPEGRKKSESTRSSHLIVVSLYLGPAIVVYMIPGSSHTPALDQGLSVIYTILTPMLNPLIYSLRNKEVVWAIKKTLGKYLISK, encoded by the coding sequence ATggcaaaaataaatgacacatCCACTACAGATTTCATCCTCTTGGGCCTCTTCCCTGAGTTCCAATATGCCAGCCTCCTGGTCTACCTCATCCTTCTGGTCTACCTCATTACTCTCACAGGGAACTCCATCCTCATCTTTCTGATCTGGGtggactcccacctccacactcCCATGTACTTCTTGCTCAGCCAGCTTTCCATCATtgatttgttttacatttccagCTTGGTTCCTAAGATGGTCGTCAACTGTTTCTTAGGGAAGCACAGCATCTCTCGCATTGGCTGTGGAGTCCAGATGTTCTTCTGCCGGACTCTAGGTGGCGCTGAGTGTCTCCTCTTAACCTTTATGTACTATGACCAGTTTCTGGCTGTTTGTAACCCCCTTCGCTACACAATCATTATTAACTCTAAAATCTGCTTGCTAATGGCAGTGACATCATGGACTGGGGTTGCTCTAAATTCACTCGTTCAAACCACCTACACCATGCGTTTTCCTGTCTGTggtctgaagaaaataaataatttcttctgtGAGATACCAGCCATCCTGAAGCTATCCTGTGAGGACACTTCAGATTATGAGATGGTGTTGTTTATGGTAAGTATCATATTTATACTCACCCCCTTTAGCTTAGTAGTGACTTCCTATATTCGGATTTTCCTTGCTGTTCTCACAGTAAAGTCTCCTGAGGGGAGGAAAAAATCCGAGTCCACACGCTCTTCTCACCTTATTGTAGTGAGTCTTTACCTGGGACCAGCGATAGTTGTGTACATGATACCTGGCTCTTCCCACACCCCAGCACTGGATCAAGGTCTCTCCGTGATCTACACTATcctcacccccatgctgaacccttTAATTTATAGCCTGAGAAACAAGGAAGTTGTGTGGGCTATAAAGAAGACTCTGGGAAAGTATCTAATATCAAAATAG